In one window of Paracoccus liaowanqingii DNA:
- a CDS encoding RidA family protein yields MAPRHAIYPDDSARHALYDQHGYSPAVRSGDLLFVSGQVGSREDGSPEDTYPGQVERAFKNLAAVLEAAGCSFDDIIDVTTFHTDPEAQLPALMPVKERYFPSRPFPAWTAVGVTWLAGFDLEIKVIARIPGA; encoded by the coding sequence ATGGCACCGCGCCACGCAATTTACCCAGATGATTCTGCCCGCCACGCCCTCTATGACCAGCACGGATACTCGCCTGCCGTGCGATCGGGGGATCTGCTGTTCGTGTCCGGCCAAGTTGGAAGCCGCGAGGATGGCTCTCCGGAGGATACTTATCCCGGCCAGGTCGAGCGCGCCTTCAAGAACCTGGCGGCAGTGCTGGAAGCAGCCGGCTGCAGCTTTGACGACATCATCGACGTCACGACCTTCCATACCGATCCCGAGGCGCAGCTTCCCGCTCTGATGCCTGTAAAGGAGCGTTATTTCCCGAGCAGGCCATTCCCCGCCTGGACCGCTGTCGGCGTGACATGGCTGGCCGGCTTTGATCTGGAGATCAAGGTCATCGCCCGCATCCCCGGCGCATGA
- a CDS encoding TetR/AcrR family transcriptional regulator, translated as MMEVTRRKLLASARAAFAEKGFAETSMDDLTAAVGLTRGALYHNFGDKKGLFAAVVDQIDAEMAGRARSLAEAEDTAWHALLAEGSAYIEMALDTEVQRIVLRDGPAVLGDPARWPSQNRCLDATRKAVAQLLVEGLLRPVDVEAASRLLNGAALNAALWVAACDDPVAMLPKAQEAFRMLAEGLLASSASLVMAHASP; from the coding sequence ATGATGGAAGTGACGCGGCGCAAGCTGCTGGCATCGGCACGCGCGGCCTTTGCGGAGAAAGGTTTCGCCGAGACGTCGATGGATGACCTGACGGCCGCCGTCGGCCTCACGCGCGGAGCTCTTTACCACAACTTCGGAGACAAGAAGGGCCTCTTCGCGGCGGTAGTCGACCAGATTGATGCCGAGATGGCAGGCCGAGCGCGCAGCCTTGCGGAGGCCGAGGACACTGCGTGGCACGCCCTTCTGGCCGAGGGCAGTGCCTATATCGAGATGGCGCTCGATACCGAGGTGCAGCGCATCGTCCTGCGCGACGGCCCTGCGGTGCTGGGCGACCCCGCCCGCTGGCCGAGCCAGAACCGCTGCCTCGACGCGACCCGCAAGGCGGTTGCGCAGCTTTTGGTCGAAGGCCTGCTGAGGCCGGTGGACGTCGAGGCTGCCTCACGTCTCCTGAATGGCGCTGCTCTCAACGCAGCACTTTGGGTGGCTGCTTGCGACGATCCTGTCGCGATGCTGCCCAAGGCGCAGGAGGCATTTCGGATGCTGGCGGAAGGCCTTCTGGCGTCATCAGCCTCTTTGGTGATGGCACATGCGTCTCCCTGA